The following are encoded in a window of Pseudomonas graminis genomic DNA:
- a CDS encoding sulfate ABC transporter substrate-binding protein, which produces MSIRRYALAALASAVFAGSAVAKDFTLLNVSYDPTRELYQDYNAEFINYWKKSHPGDTVKINQSHGGSGKQGRSVIDGSPADVVTLALAGDIDEIAKLGKTVPADWQTKLPDSSTPYTSTIVFLVRKGNPKGIHDWADLIKDGVSVITPNPKTSGGARWNFLAAYGYGLKSNGGDEAKAKEYIGKLFKHVPVLDTGARGSTITFVNNGQGDVLLAWENEAFLALKEDGGADKFDIVVPSLSILAEPPVAVVEKNAEKHGTTEIATEYLKHLYSKEGQEIAAKNFYRPRDTEVAAKYEKQFPKLNLLTIDKDFGGWKSAQPKFFDDGGVFDQIYIPQ; this is translated from the coding sequence ATGTCCATTCGTCGTTATGCGCTGGCCGCGCTCGCCAGTGCGGTGTTTGCCGGTTCTGCTGTCGCCAAGGATTTCACCCTGCTGAACGTCTCTTACGACCCTACGCGCGAGCTGTATCAGGACTACAACGCCGAATTCATCAACTACTGGAAAAAATCCCATCCGGGCGACACCGTGAAGATCAACCAGTCCCACGGTGGATCGGGCAAGCAGGGCCGCTCGGTGATCGACGGCTCGCCTGCCGACGTGGTGACGCTGGCGCTCGCCGGCGACATCGACGAAATCGCCAAGCTGGGCAAGACCGTTCCCGCGGACTGGCAAACCAAGCTGCCGGACTCGAGCACCCCGTACACCTCGACCATCGTGTTCCTGGTGCGCAAGGGCAACCCGAAAGGCATTCATGACTGGGCCGACCTGATCAAGGACGGCGTGTCGGTGATCACGCCAAATCCGAAAACCTCGGGCGGCGCGCGCTGGAATTTCTTGGCCGCTTACGGCTATGGCCTGAAATCCAATGGCGGCGATGAAGCCAAGGCTAAGGAATACATCGGCAAGCTGTTCAAGCACGTGCCTGTGCTGGACACCGGTGCGCGCGGTTCGACCATCACTTTCGTCAACAACGGTCAGGGTGATGTGTTGCTGGCGTGGGAAAACGAAGCCTTTCTGGCGCTGAAAGAAGACGGCGGCGCCGACAAGTTCGACATCGTCGTACCTTCGCTGTCGATTCTGGCCGAACCTCCCGTGGCCGTTGTCGAGAAGAACGCCGAGAAGCACGGCACCACCGAGATCGCCACTGAATACCTCAAGCACCTGTACAGCAAGGAAGGTCAGGAAATCGCGGCGAAAAACTTCTATCGTCCTCGTGACACAGAAGTCGCGGCCAAGTACGAGAAGCAGTTCCCTAAACTGAATCTGCTGACCATCGATAAAGATTTCGGCGGCTGGAAGTCGGCTCAACCCAAGTTCTTCGATGACGGCGGTGTGTTCGATCAGATCTATATCCCGCAGTAA
- the oscA gene encoding sulfur starvation response protein OscA — protein sequence MSASLRSVDGQDEASILREIQSALRDLRFGAVEITVHNAQVVQIERKEKFRLQNPSNKQG from the coding sequence ATGAGCGCATCTCTACGTAGCGTTGACGGCCAGGACGAAGCAAGCATTTTGCGTGAAATTCAAAGCGCGCTGCGTGACCTGCGCTTTGGCGCGGTTGAGATCACGGTGCATAACGCGCAGGTGGTCCAGATCGAGCGCAAGGAGAAATTCCGCCTGCAGAATCCGAGCAACAAGCAGGGTTGA
- the dibA gene encoding phosphodiesterase DibA gives MSSITRDALRTATLYGLVSMVWLAINDYLLPRLIEEPAVLARAQQAGGYLWLALSAVLIYLARSRLLGFMGIAELARRDEDMQRLRLAAAVFDTTLEGVLVTDATGVIVHVNRAFSEITGYQQDEVLGLRPSTFKSGRHGPEFYERMFKTILSAGQWSGEIWNRRKSGEIYPQWQSIRPIRDEQGKITQFVAVFSDISSIKHSERELAHLAHYDPLTGLPNRLLFTDRAEQAHTHARRNKRSLALLLVDLDHFKHINESLGHSAGDEVLKAAAERLQIHLEKGVTLARLGGDEFAILLENAQQVAQSAELAQTILEGLREPFMVSGQSLFLTASVGISIFPYDALTAEQLLRNADAALSQAKHQGRESYAMYTAELTAHAQRRVELAAELRQAVEEHELRVFYQPIHNLHSRCIEGVEALVRWQHPARGMVSPGEFIPIAEQSGLIADIDNWVLTEACRQMGEWLAEGVAISYVAVNVSSRLFGRGDLDRRVAKVLDETGLAPEFLELEVTESAIMDDPDQAIEQMHRLRDLGLKLSIDDFGTGYSSLLRLKRMPVQKLKIDQGFVAGLPDDDDDIAIVNAIIALARAMGMRVLAEGIEQANQAGFLLKHNCELGQGYWFARPMPAEQIDWHHAPVFVSA, from the coding sequence ATGTCGAGCATTACCCGGGATGCGCTACGCACCGCAACGTTGTACGGGCTTGTGTCGATGGTGTGGCTGGCGATCAATGACTACTTGCTGCCGCGGCTGATTGAAGAGCCGGCCGTGCTGGCGCGAGCGCAACAGGCTGGCGGTTACCTTTGGCTGGCGCTTAGCGCAGTGCTGATTTATCTGGCTCGCTCGCGACTGCTGGGGTTCATGGGCATCGCCGAGTTGGCGCGCCGGGATGAGGACATGCAGCGTTTGCGACTGGCCGCGGCCGTGTTCGATACCACGCTGGAAGGCGTGCTGGTCACTGATGCCACAGGCGTGATCGTGCATGTGAATCGCGCCTTCAGCGAGATCACCGGGTATCAGCAGGACGAAGTGCTGGGTTTGCGCCCGAGTACGTTCAAATCAGGGCGCCATGGCCCTGAATTCTACGAACGCATGTTCAAGACCATTCTCAGCGCCGGGCAGTGGAGCGGCGAGATCTGGAACCGGCGCAAAAGCGGCGAGATCTACCCGCAGTGGCAAAGCATTCGTCCGATCAGGGATGAGCAGGGCAAGATCACTCAATTCGTTGCGGTGTTTTCCGACATTTCTTCGATCAAGCATTCCGAGCGCGAGCTGGCGCATCTCGCCCATTACGACCCGCTGACCGGTCTGCCCAATCGCCTGCTGTTCACTGACCGTGCCGAACAGGCGCACACCCACGCACGTCGCAACAAGCGCAGCCTGGCGCTGTTGCTCGTCGATCTGGACCACTTCAAGCACATCAACGAAAGCCTCGGCCACAGCGCCGGGGACGAAGTGTTGAAAGCTGCTGCCGAGCGCCTCCAAATCCATCTGGAGAAGGGCGTCACGCTGGCGCGGCTGGGCGGCGACGAATTCGCGATTCTGCTCGAAAACGCCCAGCAGGTCGCTCAATCCGCCGAACTGGCGCAGACCATTCTGGAGGGACTGCGTGAGCCTTTTATGGTCAGCGGGCAATCGCTGTTTCTGACGGCCAGCGTCGGCATCAGCATCTTCCCCTACGATGCGCTGACCGCCGAACAGCTATTGCGTAATGCCGACGCCGCGCTGTCTCAGGCCAAGCATCAGGGGCGTGAAAGCTACGCGATGTACACCGCCGAATTGACTGCCCATGCCCAGCGCCGCGTCGAGTTGGCCGCCGAGCTGCGACAGGCTGTCGAGGAGCACGAACTGCGAGTGTTTTATCAGCCGATTCATAACCTCCACAGCCGCTGTATCGAGGGCGTTGAGGCGTTGGTGCGCTGGCAGCATCCGGCGCGCGGTATGGTCTCGCCCGGTGAATTTATCCCCATCGCCGAGCAAAGCGGACTGATCGCCGACATCGACAACTGGGTGCTGACCGAAGCCTGTCGGCAGATGGGGGAGTGGCTTGCGGAGGGCGTGGCGATCTCCTACGTCGCGGTCAACGTGTCCAGTCGACTGTTTGGTCGTGGAGATCTTGATCGTCGGGTGGCCAAGGTGCTGGACGAAACCGGCCTGGCGCCGGAGTTTCTGGAGCTGGAGGTCACCGAAAGCGCGATCATGGACGACCCCGACCAAGCCATCGAACAGATGCACCGACTGCGGGACCTGGGGCTGAAATTGTCTATCGACGATTTCGGCACAGGGTATTCCTCGCTGCTGCGGCTCAAGCGCATGCCGGTGCAGAAACTCAAAATCGATCAGGGGTTTGTGGCCGGATTGCCGGACGACGATGACGACATCGCTATCGTCAACGCCATCATCGCTCTGGCACGGGCCATGGGCATGCGCGTGCTGGCAGAAGGCATTGAGCAGGCCAATCAAGCCGGCTTCCTGCTCAAGCACAACTGTGAACTGGGCCAGGGCTACTGGTTTGCGCGGCCCATGCCGGCGGAACAGATCGACTGGCACCATGCGCCGGTTTTTGTCTCTGCTTAA
- the desA gene encoding delta-9 fatty acid desaturase DesA: MWNNGLLDLSVWQLVAVTLAMTHVTIVGVTVYLHRYSAHRSLELNAGLKHFFRFWLWLTTAQNTREWTAIHRKHHAKCETVDDPHSPVIKGLSTVLRKGAELYRAEAENPETLRIYGKNCPEDWIERNLYSRYPLLGVAIMGVIDLALFGVIGITVWAIQMMWIPVWAAGVVNGLGHAVGYRNFECRDAATNLVPWGILIGGEELHNNHHTYPNSAKLSVKRWEFDMGWAWIKVFSWLRLAKVQRVAPIAHRVEGKGHLDMDTAMAILNNRFQIMAQYRKLVIAPLVAQELAKADASVRHQFRRAKRLLSREPSLLEDKHQARIQTMLEHSQALKVIYEKRLALQQIWAKTSSNGHDMLAAIKEWIHEAEASGIQSLRDFADQLKTYSLRPHHA, translated from the coding sequence ATGTGGAACAACGGTCTGCTCGACCTTTCCGTCTGGCAATTGGTCGCAGTCACCCTGGCGATGACACACGTCACCATCGTCGGCGTCACGGTCTACCTCCATCGCTATTCAGCGCATCGCTCCCTGGAACTCAACGCAGGGCTCAAGCACTTTTTCCGTTTCTGGCTGTGGCTCACCACGGCGCAGAACACCCGCGAGTGGACCGCTATCCACCGCAAGCACCACGCCAAATGCGAAACCGTCGATGACCCGCACAGTCCGGTCATCAAGGGCCTGTCAACCGTGCTGCGCAAGGGCGCCGAGCTGTACCGCGCCGAAGCGGAAAACCCGGAGACGCTGCGCATCTACGGCAAAAACTGTCCCGAGGACTGGATCGAGCGCAACCTATATTCGCGTTATCCCCTGTTGGGTGTGGCGATCATGGGCGTGATTGATCTCGCCCTGTTCGGCGTGATCGGCATCACCGTCTGGGCGATCCAGATGATGTGGATTCCGGTGTGGGCGGCGGGCGTGGTCAACGGCCTTGGCCACGCGGTCGGCTATCGCAACTTCGAATGCCGCGACGCAGCCACCAATCTGGTGCCCTGGGGCATTTTGATCGGCGGTGAAGAGCTGCATAACAACCACCACACCTACCCCAACTCGGCCAAGCTGTCGGTCAAGCGCTGGGAGTTCGACATGGGCTGGGCGTGGATCAAAGTGTTCAGCTGGCTGCGCCTGGCAAAAGTGCAGCGGGTCGCGCCGATTGCGCACCGCGTTGAAGGCAAGGGCCATCTGGACATGGACACGGCGATGGCGATCTTGAACAACCGGTTCCAGATCATGGCCCAGTACCGCAAGTTGGTCATCGCGCCGTTGGTTGCGCAGGAACTGGCGAAAGCCGATGCCTCTGTACGTCATCAGTTCCGACGTGCCAAACGCCTGCTTTCCCGCGAGCCCAGCCTGCTTGAAGACAAGCATCAAGCGCGCATCCAGACCATGCTGGAGCACAGCCAGGCACTGAAAGTGATCTACGAGAAACGTCTGGCACTGCAGCAGATCTGGGCGAAGACCAGCAGCAATGGTCACGACATGCTGGCGGCCATCAAGGAATGGATCCACGAGGCCGAAGCCAGCGGTATTCAGTCGCTGCGTGACTTCGCCGATCAGCTGAAAACCTACTCGCTGCGGCCTCACCACGCTTGA
- a CDS encoding GGDEF domain-containing protein codes for MDNQTPHVETPAAAETLLALMHAQAEVARLSEREQLFSSLLVSVNAVLWAFDWQTQRMIYVSPAYERIFGRSAGLLLADYSEWRDSIYPDDLDYAERSLSEVLEKGSIEDREYRIIRADGQVRWLSDKCFVSHQVEHSQRLIVVGIAEDITEKKHLEDELQRLATTDVLTQSSNRRHFFECAQREFEQARLQGTPMAFLLLDVDDFKLVNDTYGHQEGDLVLQRIAECGRKTLRRGDLFGRIGGEEFAAVFPGCAPEMAQQIAERLQREIQRLSFQCNDKTFGITASQGLTNLGEQDQSLEALYARSDAAMYQAKRQGKNQIVLV; via the coding sequence ATGGACAACCAGACTCCCCACGTTGAGACACCCGCCGCAGCAGAAACCCTTCTGGCGCTGATGCATGCCCAGGCGGAAGTGGCGCGCCTCAGCGAGCGCGAGCAGCTGTTCAGTTCTCTGCTGGTCAGCGTCAACGCCGTGTTATGGGCGTTCGACTGGCAGACGCAACGCATGATCTATGTCAGCCCCGCCTACGAGCGCATTTTCGGCCGCTCGGCCGGCTTGCTGCTCGCGGACTACAGCGAGTGGCGCGACAGCATTTACCCCGACGATCTGGACTACGCCGAGCGCAGCCTGAGCGAAGTGCTTGAGAAGGGCTCCATCGAAGACCGCGAGTACCGGATCATTCGTGCTGACGGCCAGGTCCGCTGGCTGAGCGACAAATGCTTTGTCAGTCATCAGGTCGAGCACAGTCAGCGCCTGATCGTGGTGGGCATCGCCGAAGACATCACCGAGAAGAAGCACCTCGAAGACGAGCTGCAGCGTTTGGCCACCACCGACGTTCTCACCCAGAGCAGCAACCGCCGGCACTTCTTCGAATGCGCTCAACGCGAGTTCGAGCAGGCGCGTCTGCAGGGCACGCCGATGGCGTTCCTGTTGCTGGACGTGGATGATTTCAAGCTGGTCAACGACACCTACGGCCACCAGGAAGGTGATCTGGTGCTGCAACGCATTGCCGAATGCGGGCGCAAGACGCTGCGCCGTGGGGATCTGTTCGGGCGGATCGGTGGTGAGGAATTTGCCGCCGTATTCCCAGGCTGTGCGCCGGAAATGGCCCAGCAGATTGCCGAGCGGTTACAGCGTGAGATTCAGCGCCTGAGCTTTCAGTGCAATGACAAAACCTTCGGTATCACCGCCAGTCAGGGGCTGACCAACCTCGGCGAACAGGACCAGAGCCTTGAAGCGCTCTACGCCCGCTCTGACGCCGCGATGTACCAGGCCAAGCGCCAGGGCAAGAATCAGATCGTGTTGGTATAG
- a CDS encoding HDOD domain-containing protein has protein sequence MMTVVEALAVPRVLIAEADPWAREMLNELVLDVRCDAQLDICSNGREAIELMSGYIPDLVIASRELPGVDGLSLLRGLRQLRRQPPVRFILLSSRSDSVSVREAVQLAPTAYLTKPLNMEGLRQRLETLLLQDGAQVACAVPALAPGVGLDAFLEKRREVADGGPLFVDVTAAVASSRGASGVDLKLLEKALSHDPHVTALLIAAASSASQHQGKPVQTLGQALAVLGGTQSVNLVQGLALKRGAVLTDAALLLHATEIWEVSQRTAECARTLARKLDLDHERCYCAGLLRGLGELTVLRCLQGWLIAGGSLDEATVRRALAQYSASFGSALRTRWRLPLELRELIAAVYQYNTGVFTREILAMNVAGQMGSLGLEDPLQALAKSKSARLLKISESDLEGMRRKTVA, from the coding sequence ATGATGACCGTTGTAGAGGCGCTAGCCGTTCCCCGCGTGTTGATCGCTGAAGCGGACCCGTGGGCCCGTGAGATGCTCAACGAATTGGTCCTGGATGTACGTTGCGACGCGCAACTGGATATCTGTTCAAACGGCCGTGAGGCCATCGAGCTGATGAGCGGGTACATCCCGGACCTGGTGATCGCATCCCGTGAGTTACCGGGCGTCGACGGACTGAGCCTGCTTCGCGGGCTGCGGCAGTTGCGTCGCCAGCCGCCGGTTCGTTTCATTCTGCTGAGCAGTCGCAGCGACAGCGTCAGTGTCCGCGAGGCCGTGCAGCTGGCGCCCACCGCCTACCTCACCAAACCCCTGAACATGGAAGGCCTGCGCCAACGGCTGGAAACGCTGCTGTTGCAGGATGGCGCGCAGGTTGCCTGTGCGGTACCGGCGTTGGCGCCGGGTGTCGGGCTGGATGCGTTTCTGGAGAAGCGCCGGGAAGTGGCCGATGGCGGGCCGCTATTCGTTGATGTGACGGCGGCGGTGGCCAGCAGTCGAGGGGCATCGGGTGTTGACCTGAAGCTGCTGGAAAAGGCGTTGAGCCACGACCCCCACGTTACCGCACTGCTGATTGCCGCGGCGAGCAGCGCGTCGCAACACCAGGGCAAGCCCGTGCAAACACTGGGTCAGGCGCTTGCCGTGCTGGGTGGCACCCAGAGCGTCAACCTGGTTCAGGGTCTGGCGCTCAAGCGCGGCGCGGTGCTGACGGATGCAGCGTTATTGCTTCACGCCACCGAAATCTGGGAGGTCTCGCAACGCACCGCCGAATGCGCGCGCACGCTGGCGCGCAAGCTGGATCTGGATCATGAGCGTTGTTATTGCGCCGGTTTGCTCAGGGGCCTGGGCGAGCTGACGGTGCTGCGCTGTTTGCAGGGCTGGCTGATTGCCGGCGGTTCGCTGGATGAGGCAACTGTTCGCCGCGCGCTGGCGCAGTATTCGGCCTCGTTCGGCTCGGCTTTGCGTACGCGCTGGCGGCTGCCGCTGGAGCTGCGCGAGTTGATCGCGGCGGTGTATCAATACAACACCGGCGTTTTTACCCGCGAAATTTTGGCAATGAATGTCGCGGGACAAATGGGCTCACTGGGACTTGAAGACCCGCTGCAGGCGCTGGCAAAAAGCAAATCGGCCCGACTGCTGAAGATCAGCGAGTCGGATCTGGAAGGGATGCGTCGCAAGACGGTGGCTTAG
- the gabT gene encoding 4-aminobutyrate--2-oxoglutarate transaminase, which yields MSKTNASLMKRREAAVPRGVGQIHPIFAESAKNATVTDVEGNEFIDFAGGIAVLNTGHLHPKIVAAVQEQLTKLTHTCFQVLAYEPYVELCEKINAKVPGDFAKKTLLVTTGSEAVENAVKIARAATGRAGVIAFTGAYHGRTMMTLGLTGKVVPYSAGMGLMPGGIFRAIYPNELHGVSVDDSIASIERIFKNDAEPKDIAAIIIEPVQGEGGFYVAPKAFMARLRELCDKHGILLIADEVQTGAGRTGTFFAMEQMGVSADLTTFAKSIAGGFPLAGVCGKAEYMDAIAPGGLGGTYAGSPIACAAALAVMEVFEEEHLLDRCKAVGERLVTGLRAIQAKYPVIGEVRALGAMIAVECFENGDTHKPNAAAVAQVIAKARDKGLILLSCGTYGNVLRVLVPLTSPDEQLDKGLKIIEECFAEIA from the coding sequence ATGAGCAAAACTAACGCATCCCTGATGAAACGCCGCGAAGCTGCTGTCCCACGCGGCGTTGGTCAAATTCACCCGATCTTCGCTGAGTCCGCGAAGAACGCCACCGTCACCGACGTCGAAGGCAACGAGTTCATCGACTTCGCCGGCGGTATTGCGGTATTGAACACCGGTCACCTGCACCCGAAAATCGTGGCGGCCGTACAAGAGCAGCTGACCAAGCTGACCCACACCTGCTTCCAGGTGCTCGCGTACGAGCCTTACGTCGAGCTGTGCGAAAAGATCAACGCCAAAGTCCCGGGCGATTTCGCCAAGAAAACCCTGCTGGTCACCACCGGTTCGGAAGCGGTTGAAAACGCCGTCAAGATCGCCCGCGCCGCGACAGGCCGTGCAGGCGTCATCGCCTTCACCGGCGCTTACCATGGCCGCACCATGATGACCCTGGGTCTGACCGGCAAAGTCGTGCCGTACTCGGCCGGCATGGGCCTGATGCCGGGCGGTATCTTCCGCGCCATTTACCCGAACGAGCTGCACGGCGTCAGCGTTGACGATTCGATTGCCAGCATCGAACGCATCTTCAAGAACGACGCCGAGCCGAAAGACATCGCCGCGATCATCATCGAGCCGGTGCAGGGCGAGGGCGGGTTCTACGTCGCGCCTAAAGCCTTCATGGCGCGCCTGCGTGAACTGTGCGACAAGCACGGCATTCTGCTGATCGCTGACGAAGTGCAGACCGGCGCTGGCCGTACCGGTACCTTCTTCGCCATGGAGCAGATGGGCGTGAGCGCCGACCTGACCACCTTCGCCAAATCCATCGCCGGTGGTTTCCCGTTGGCCGGCGTGTGCGGCAAGGCCGAATACATGGACGCCATCGCGCCGGGCGGTCTGGGCGGTACGTATGCCGGTAGCCCGATCGCGTGCGCTGCTGCGCTGGCGGTCATGGAGGTGTTCGAAGAAGAGCATCTGCTTGATCGTTGCAAGGCCGTTGGCGAGCGCCTGGTCACTGGCCTGCGTGCCATCCAGGCCAAGTACCCGGTCATCGGTGAAGTCCGCGCACTGGGCGCCATGATCGCCGTCGAGTGCTTCGAGAATGGCGACACCCACAAACCTAACGCTGCTGCCGTGGCACAAGTGATTGCCAAGGCCCGTGACAAGGGGCTGATCCTGCTGTCCTGCGGCACCTATGGCAACGTACTGCGCGTGCTGGTCCCGCTGACCTCGCCGGACGAGCAGTTGGACAAGGGCCTGAAGATCATCGAAGAATGCTTCGCTGAAATCGCCTGA
- the gabD gene encoding NADP-dependent succinate-semialdehyde dehydrogenase: MQLKDSKLFRQQAYINGAWADADSGQTIKVNNPSTNEILGTVPKMGAAETRRAIEAADKALPAWRALTAKERGAKLRRWFELMIENQDDLGRLMTLEQGKPLAEAKGEITYAASFIEWFSEEAKRVYGDVIPGHQPDKRLIVLKQPIGVTAAITPWNFPAAMITRKAGPALAAGCTMVLKPASQTPYSALALAELAERAGIPAGVFSVVTGSAGDIGSELTSNPIVRKLSFTGSTEIGRQLMAECAHDIKKVSLELGGNAPFIVFDDADLDKAVEGAIISKYRNNGQTCVCANRIYVQDAVYDAFAEKLQVAVAKLKVGDGLAEGTTTGPLIDEKAVAKVKEHIADALSKGAKVLSGGNSLEGNFFEPTILVNVPKNAAVAKEETFGPLAPLFRFKDEAEVIAMANDTEFGLASYFYAQNLSRVFRVAEALEYGMVGINTGLISNEVAPFGGVKASGLGREGSKYGIEDYLEIKYLCLSI; encoded by the coding sequence ATGCAGCTCAAAGACTCGAAGTTGTTCCGCCAGCAGGCGTACATCAATGGCGCCTGGGCTGATGCCGACAGTGGCCAGACCATCAAGGTCAACAACCCGTCGACCAACGAGATTCTCGGCACTGTGCCAAAGATGGGCGCTGCTGAAACCCGCCGCGCCATCGAGGCCGCTGACAAGGCGCTGCCGGCCTGGCGTGCGCTGACCGCCAAAGAGCGTGGCGCCAAGCTGCGTCGTTGGTTCGAACTGATGATTGAAAACCAGGACGACCTCGGTCGCCTGATGACCCTGGAGCAGGGCAAGCCGCTGGCCGAGGCCAAAGGCGAAATCACTTACGCGGCTTCCTTTATCGAGTGGTTTTCCGAAGAGGCCAAGCGCGTCTATGGCGACGTGATTCCGGGCCATCAGCCGGACAAGCGCCTGATCGTCCTCAAGCAGCCAATTGGCGTCACTGCGGCGATCACGCCGTGGAACTTCCCTGCCGCCATGATCACCCGCAAGGCCGGCCCGGCGCTGGCGGCAGGCTGCACCATGGTGCTCAAGCCTGCTTCGCAAACCCCTTACTCCGCACTTGCTCTGGCTGAACTGGCCGAGCGCGCTGGCATTCCGGCGGGCGTGTTCAGCGTGGTGACCGGCAGCGCGGGTGATATCGGCAGCGAACTGACCAGCAACCCGATCGTGCGCAAACTGTCGTTCACCGGCTCGACCGAGATCGGTCGCCAGTTGATGGCTGAATGCGCCCACGACATCAAGAAAGTCTCGCTGGAACTGGGTGGCAACGCGCCGTTCATCGTGTTCGACGACGCTGACCTGGATAAGGCCGTTGAAGGCGCGATCATTTCCAAGTACCGCAACAACGGGCAGACCTGCGTCTGCGCCAACCGCATCTACGTGCAGGACGCGGTCTACGACGCTTTTGCCGAGAAGCTGCAGGTGGCTGTCGCCAAGCTGAAAGTAGGCGATGGCCTGGCGGAAGGCACGACGACTGGTCCGCTGATCGACGAAAAGGCCGTGGCCAAGGTCAAGGAACACATCGCTGACGCTTTGAGCAAAGGCGCGAAAGTGCTGAGTGGCGGCAACAGCCTGGAAGGCAACTTCTTCGAACCGACTATCCTCGTCAACGTGCCGAAAAACGCCGCCGTGGCCAAGGAAGAAACCTTCGGTCCGCTGGCCCCGCTGTTCCGCTTCAAAGACGAAGCCGAAGTGATCGCCATGGCCAATGACACCGAGTTCGGGCTGGCGTCGTATTTCTACGCGCAAAACCTGAGCCGAGTGTTCCGCGTGGCGGAAGCGCTGGAGTACGGCATGGTGGGCATCAACACCGGCCTGATCTCCAACGAAGTCGCGCCGTTCGGTGGCGTCAAGGCATCCGGTCTTGGCCGTGAAGGCTCCAAGTACGGCATCGAAGATTATCTGGAAATCAAATACCTCTGCCTCAGCATCTGA
- a CDS encoding MFS transporter — MPLKSPAPVIMDLEANKATGGHANSSRGTSTSSLSRYQTFLFAVTCALAVANVYFAQPLLESMAASLSVSPGTIGVVVTATQAGYAVGLLFIVPLGDLLNRKKLILTQLLLSALALCAVGMAQTWGMLLGAMVLVGLMAVVVQVVVAYAATLASPEQRGEAIGTVTSGVVLGILLARFVSGAVADLAGWRGVYFVSAILMVGIAMVLFRTMPASTTLPAKGGYWPLLHSVFQLYLTERTLRVRGTFALLIFAAFSVLWTSMVLPLSAPPLSLSHTQIGLFGLAGVAGALAAARAGRLTDQGLGNRTTGVALALLTFSWLPTAFVESSLLAMIAGVVLLDFAVQAVHVTNQSLIFAARPDAQSRLVGAYMCFYSVGSGLGAIAATYTYAHFGWVAVCILGAAISAVALLYWIYTTLTFR, encoded by the coding sequence ATGCCGCTCAAATCTCCTGCCCCGGTAATAATGGATCTCGAAGCCAACAAGGCTACCGGCGGCCATGCCAACTCTTCCCGCGGCACTTCGACTTCCTCGCTGAGCCGCTATCAAACCTTTCTCTTCGCGGTGACCTGCGCATTGGCAGTGGCAAACGTCTATTTTGCCCAGCCTTTGCTGGAGTCCATGGCCGCCAGCCTGTCGGTCTCGCCCGGCACCATCGGTGTCGTGGTCACTGCGACCCAAGCCGGGTACGCAGTGGGGCTGCTGTTCATCGTGCCGCTAGGCGACCTGCTTAATCGCAAAAAACTCATCCTCACCCAGTTGCTTCTGTCCGCTCTGGCGCTGTGCGCCGTTGGCATGGCCCAGACGTGGGGCATGCTGCTCGGCGCGATGGTGCTGGTGGGTCTGATGGCGGTGGTGGTTCAAGTGGTGGTTGCCTATGCCGCGACATTGGCGAGCCCCGAGCAGCGGGGCGAGGCTATCGGCACCGTAACCAGTGGCGTCGTGCTGGGTATTCTCCTTGCCCGTTTCGTCTCGGGGGCGGTCGCTGACCTGGCGGGCTGGCGAGGCGTTTATTTCGTGTCCGCCATTTTGATGGTCGGCATCGCGATGGTGTTATTCCGGACCATGCCCGCCTCCACCACGCTCCCTGCGAAAGGCGGTTACTGGCCGTTATTGCACTCAGTATTCCAGCTGTATCTGACAGAGCGCACGCTGCGCGTCAGGGGCACTTTCGCCTTGCTCATCTTCGCAGCGTTCAGTGTGTTGTGGACTTCAATGGTTCTGCCGCTCAGTGCGCCTCCCCTGTCGCTGTCACATACCCAGATCGGACTTTTCGGCTTGGCCGGAGTCGCCGGCGCACTGGCTGCCGCGCGGGCCGGGCGACTGACGGACCAAGGGCTCGGCAATCGCACCACTGGTGTGGCTTTGGCGTTGCTGACTTTTTCATGGTTGCCCACTGCGTTTGTCGAAAGCTCCCTGCTGGCGATGATCGCAGGCGTGGTATTGCTGGATTTCGCTGTGCAAGCGGTTCATGTCACCAATCAAAGCTTGATCTTCGCCGCGCGGCCCGATGCTCAAAGCCGGCTCGTTGGGGCTTATATGTGTTTTTACTCCGTCGGGAGTGGCTTGGGCGCCATTGCGGCGACTTATACCTACGCGCACTTTGGGTGGGTGGCGGTTTGCATACTGGGGGCGGCCATCAGTGCAGTCGCTTTGCTGTATTGGATCTATACAACGCTCACGTTCAGGTGA